The following proteins are co-located in the Toxotes jaculatrix isolate fToxJac2 chromosome 9, fToxJac2.pri, whole genome shotgun sequence genome:
- the aifm4 gene encoding apoptosis inducing factor mitochondria associated 4, which produces MNRCQESGQSEEQEEVTGLVCQEDDLKDGQMKEVTVGDQKVLLVRTHGQYSAVGSQCSHYNAPLVKGALVGDRVRCPFHGACFNVRTGDIEEYPGLDSLPSYKVKVEDGKVYVSINKKILKQTKRVKEMCSLVPDIKHTIVLIGGGPASLVCAETLRQNCYQGRIIMITKDTLPPFDKPKLSKAMNVDSSSILLRSSDFYQQYGIEVWTQKEVVSVNSAVKTVKLSDGILQHYDKLLISTGCRARPLSCPGSDLQGVKLLESYEDAKEIHNSCLGQKAVVIGASFIGMEVASFLSDKAASVTMVGSGRYPYERSLGPEIGKMTMQMLEERNVKFHMNDRVAEIKGENGKVKEVVLNSGTVLEADVVIAGIGVIPNSDFLAGSEVEVDSKKAVIVDKFMRTNITDIFSAGDVTSFPLAIRGDQRVNIGHWQMSQAQGRVAALNMLQKPTKIESVPFFWTVLLGKSIRYTGYSEGYTEIIFKGKVEERKFLAFYIKDEVVVAAASLMFDPAVARLAELMANGQVLKRAQAQADDLSWLQM; this is translated from the exons ATGAATCGGTGCCAAGAATCAGGTCAAagtgaagagcaggaggaggtgacTGGACTGGTTTGTCAGGAGGATGACCTGAAAGATGGGCA gATGAAGGAAGTAACTGTAGGGGACCAGAAGGTGTTGCTGGTCCGTACCCACGGTCAGTACAGTGCTGTTGGAAGCCAGTGTTCACATTACAATGCTCCTCTTGTTAAAG GAGCACTGGTTGGTGACAGAGTCAGATGTCCCTTTCACGGTGCTTGTTTTAATGTCAGAACTGGAGATATTGAAGAGTATCCAGGTCTGGACTCTCTGCCCAGCTATAAG gtCAAAGTTGAGGATGGCAAGGTGTACGTTTCCATCAACAAAAAA ATTCTTAAGCAGACCAAACGAGTGAAGGAGATGTGCAGCTTGGTGCCAGACATCAAACATACTATTGTGCTCATAGGAGGGG GTCCCGCTTCCCTGGTTTGTGCTGAGACGCTGAGACAGAACTGCTACCAAGGTCGAATCATCATGATCACCAAAGACACTCTTCCTCCGTTTGACAAACCCAAACTGAGTAAG GCTATGAAtgtggacagcagcagcatcctccTCCGGTCAAGTGACTTTTATCAACAATATGGAATAGAAGTGTGGACACAGAAGGAG GTTGTGTCAGTAAACTCCGCGGTGAAGACGGTGAAGTTGAGTGATGGCATTTTGCAGCATTACGACAAGCTCCTCATCTCAACTGGCTGTCG AGCGCGGCCGCTCAGCTGtcctggctctgacctgcagggAGTAAAGTTACTGGAGAGTTATGAAGATGCCAAAGAGATTCACAACTCCTGTCTTGGACAGAAGGCTGTTGTCATCGGAGCTTCCTTCATAG GTATGGAGGTGGCGTCCTTCTTGTCGGACAAAGCAGCCAGTGTGACCATGGTTGGCTCTGGCAGGTACCCATATGAGCGGTCTCTGGGCCCGGAGATCGGCAAAATGACGATGCAA ATGTTGGAGGAACGAAATGTGAAGTTTCACATGAATGACAGAGTCGCTGAGATTAAAGGGGAGAACGGCAAG gtgAAGGAGGTAGTGCTAAACAGTGGCACGGTCCTGGAAGCTGATGTTGTGATTGCTGGAATTG gtgtGATCCCCAATTCAGACTTCCTGGCAGGAAGTGAGGTAGAGGTGGATTCAAAGAAAGCTGTGATTGTTGACAAG TTCATGCGGACCAATATAACAGATATTTTTAGCGCTGGAGATGTTACCTCCTTCCCTCTGGCCATTCGTGGAGACCAAAGGGTCAACATCGGTCACTGGCAAATGTCACAAGCTCAAG GAAGAGTAGCTGCCCTGAACATGCTACAGAAACCAACCAAAATTGAGTCTGTTCCTTTCTTCTGGACCGTGTTACTTGGGAAGAGTATTAGATACACAG GCTATAGTGAAGGATACACAGAAATTATATTCAAAGGCAAAGTGGAAGAGAGGAAATTCTTGGCTTTTTACATAAA GGATGAGGTGGTGGTAGCTGCGGCCAGCCTGATGTTCGATCCTGCTGTGGCTCGTCTCGCAGAGCTGATGGCCAATGGCCAGGTTTTAAAAAGGGCACAGGCTCA AGCTGATGACCTGAGTTGGCTGCAGATGTGA